From Chryseobacterium salivictor, a single genomic window includes:
- a CDS encoding RagB/SusD family nutrient uptake outer membrane protein, translating to MKVNIKLLTIVAGILCITTSCKQFIDVDDPIDQINAADVYADKNTAYAALDQLYTELQTNSLYSGGSSGAGVLLGSYTDDLELYSPTLGSSTSDVYLNQLLADNSIVRSVWANAYKEIYMANALIEGVERSSLAEQDKKQITGEALVIRSMIYLDLMQIYSDIPYTTTTDYVVNQKLHKTPEAGILQLLEADLSQAIGMLPDEYRNPDRIYVNKKVGELVLSTIYQLQNKWTETEQICRSMISTPEYSFQNDITKVFKKGGKHILFQLKTLYAGAPTPEAGIYYFSTVPPQNYVLSPQLVAAFSDNDLRRSHWISKIEGNGLAFFRNDKYKNTDTNSDEYSVVYRLESVYLMLAESLARQDRTGEAIPYVNKIRQRAGIPLLNDNITKEDLLTEISEERRREFFGEQGQRFFDLKRLGKLNILKPQKSNWQDFHQRWPLPASEMLLNTNLNPQNLNY from the coding sequence ATGAAAGTAAATATAAAACTGCTGACGATTGTTGCAGGTATTCTTTGTATCACCACCTCCTGCAAACAGTTCATTGACGTGGACGATCCCATTGATCAGATTAATGCGGCAGACGTTTATGCCGACAAAAACACTGCTTACGCAGCCTTAGACCAACTGTACACAGAACTTCAAACCAACTCACTCTACTCTGGAGGATCTTCGGGGGCAGGCGTGTTGCTCGGTTCTTATACGGATGACTTAGAACTGTATTCGCCTACCTTGGGTTCCTCAACTTCAGATGTTTATCTCAATCAGCTTCTGGCAGATAATTCTATTGTAAGATCGGTGTGGGCCAATGCCTATAAAGAAATCTATATGGCCAATGCACTGATCGAAGGGGTAGAACGGTCTTCTTTAGCGGAGCAAGATAAAAAACAGATTACCGGCGAAGCTTTGGTGATACGCTCTATGATCTATCTCGACTTAATGCAGATCTACAGCGATATTCCTTATACCACGACGACTGATTATGTGGTGAATCAAAAATTACATAAAACACCGGAAGCGGGAATCCTGCAATTGCTGGAAGCGGATTTGAGTCAGGCAATTGGTATGCTGCCTGATGAATACAGAAATCCGGACCGGATCTACGTCAATAAAAAAGTGGGGGAACTGGTACTCAGCACCATTTATCAGTTGCAAAATAAGTGGACAGAAACGGAGCAGATCTGCCGAAGCATGATTTCAACTCCGGAGTACAGTTTTCAGAATGACATTACCAAAGTCTTCAAAAAAGGGGGCAAACATATTTTATTTCAGTTAAAGACCCTCTATGCAGGTGCTCCGACACCCGAAGCGGGCATTTATTACTTTTCTACCGTTCCTCCGCAAAATTATGTTTTAAGTCCGCAACTTGTTGCCGCTTTTTCCGATAACGATCTACGCAGGAGTCACTGGATTTCAAAAATCGAAGGTAATGGTCTTGCATTTTTCAGAAATGATAAATATAAAAATACGGACACCAACAGCGATGAGTATTCTGTTGTTTATCGGCTGGAAAGCGTTTATCTGATGTTGGCTGAATCTTTAGCCCGGCAGGACAGAACAGGTGAGGCGATCCCGTATGTCAATAAGATTCGACAAAGAGCAGGAATCCCGTTACTAAATGATAACATAACAAAAGAGGACTTGCTGACTGAAATATCAGAAGAAAGAAGGCGGGAGTTTTTTGGAGAACAGGGACAGCGCTTTTTTGATCTCAAACGCCTCGGGAAACTTAATATTTTAAAGCCGCAGAAGTCCAACTGGCAGGATTTTCATCAGCGGTGGCCCCTCCCGGCCTCGGAAATGCTGCTCAATACCAATCTTAATCCTCAAAATCTCAATTACTGA